Proteins encoded by one window of Eremothecium cymbalariae DBVPG#7215 chromosome 1, complete sequence:
- the QCR7 gene encoding ubiquinol--cytochrome-c reductase subunit 7 (similar to Ashbya gossypii AFR731w) — translation MPQSFSSIVKMGDYILKSPSLSRVVVPIAQQFIKYSGYRQLGLKFDDLISEENDIAQTAIRRLPEDESYSRVFRIIQAHQAEVTHHLLPTHKWTKPEEDKPYLLPYLLEAEAAVKEKEELDHLELKN, via the coding sequence ATGCCACAGTCCTTTAGTTCTATTGTAAAAATGGGTGATTACATCCTCAAGTCACCTTCATTGTCGAGAGTTGTGGTTCCAATTGCTCAACAGTTTATTAAATACTCTGGTTACAGGCAGCTAGGTTTaaaatttgatgatttAATTTCTGAGGAGAATGACATTGCTCAAACAGCCATTAGAAGGTTGCCAGAAGATGAGTCATATTCAAGAGTTTTCAGAATAATTCAAGCTCATCAAGCGGAAGTAACCCATCATTTGCTCCCAACTCACAAGTGGACGAAGCCAGAGGAAGACAAACCATATTTATTACCATACTTATTGGAAGCTGAAGCGGCAGTtaaggagaaggaggagTTGGATCATCTAGAACTTAAGAACTGA
- the CAB1 gene encoding pantothenate kinase (similar to Ashbya gossypii AFR729C), translating into MSQEIDFPSNNCTNDTVFTVAVDMGGTLTKIVFAPIGSNKLFFDRVETEKVNEFIKLVHDLIEKYNNCDYKTTQIFVTGGGSFKFYDLFVSEFPDIISITRVGEFEGLITGLDFYLHRESEVFTYSDSEGERMVPSVSNNDEIYPYMLVNIGSGVAILRMDSATEYTMLEGSSLGGGTLWGLLSLITGAKTYDEMLTWVSQGDNNNVDMLVRDIYGDEYELPGAGLEPHVIASSFGKVFKRDHKGSISDGNGKLPSEVTTESIQARKGSFKNADISKSLLYAISYNIGQIAFLQAKIHNVKRIYFAGSYIRGHLTTMNTLSYAINFWSKGSMHAFFLKHDGYLGSTGSFLASQKK; encoded by the coding sequence ATGAGccaagaaattgattttCCATCTAACAATTGTACAAACGACACGGTTTTTACCGTTGCCGTAGATATGGGAGGGACCCTTACTAAAATAGTGTTTGCACCAATAGGTTCCAATAAATTATTCTTTGACAGAGTCGAAACAGAGAAGGTTAATGAGTTCATAAAGCTGGTTCATGATCTTATTGAGAAATACAACAATTGCGACTATAAAACTACTCAGATATTTGTTACTGGCGGTGGTTCCTTCAAGTTTTATGATTTATTTGTCTCAGAGTTTCCAGATATCATTAGTATTACAAGGGTTGGTGAGTTTGAAGGTTTAATCACTGGGCTTGATTTTTACCTCCATAGAGAGTCTGAAGTATTTACATATAGCGACTCTGAGGGGGAACGTATGGTTCCATCTGtttctaataatgatgagatatatccatatatgTTAGTTAATATCGGTTCAGGTGTAGCTATTTTGAGGATGGATTCTGCAACAGAGTACACTATGCTCGAAGGATCTTCTCTTGGTGGCGGGACGCTTTGGGGATTATTGTCACTTATAACTGGTGCGAAAACTTATGATGAAATGCTAACTTGGGTGAGTCAGGgagataataataacgtTGATATGTTGGTACGTGACATATATGGCGACGAGTATGAGCTTCCTGGTGCCGGATTGGAACCCCACGTTATCGCTTCATCATTTGGCAAAGTATTCAAGCGTGATCATAAGGGAAGCATAAGCGATGGTAATGGCAAGTTACCATCAGAAGTAACTACAGAGAGCATTCAAGCTCGTAAAGGAAGCTTTAAAAATGCGGACATTTCCAAATCATTATTATATGCAATTTCCTACAATATTGGTCAGATAGCTTTCTTGCAAGCAAAAATACACAATGTTAAGAGGATATATTTTGCCGGTTCATACATTAGAGGCCATCTAACCACCATGAATACGTTAAGTTATGCTATTAACTTCTGGTCGAAAGGAAGCATGCAtgcattttttttgaaacaCGATGGTTATTTGGGCTCTACGGGTTCTTTCTTAGCTTCTCAGAAGAAGTAA
- the RBA50 gene encoding Rba50p (similar to Ashbya gossypii AFR727W): MDFIGDIIERDTGSDARGPSGSEAVPGVLTAGFPQLYRPEKVSNWRLRFQQKKKNKQSQQQQKDSTGNKQPELTEAEKIHLENVKYISSMSPEQIEHERRELLDTLDPDVLAGLIRRINRGSSNSAAGDLPLFAEVDGAVGTWVGGTREFPNMPRLDDATVEKALGVQAPAVSVLSPNKDFDYDIPPSTHEDEDDIAPQEYQLIKNISQMTNKELLEDVHFVKNTMQAPELDIGDADFMEKLHEKYFPDLPKEVDKLAWMQAIPDSYSKLDRILDDPSECRFDFNGNLVPPGREITDTRTGLHHHSKDEHLAGYTIPELQHLSRSSFASQRCISIQILGRILYKLGKQSYYQLVPTVDANTYEEEGGVDGITSKIYYMFWDLIKSTMIVESLQLAADEKQTKNLNVRNYAIDALWLWKQGGGDPRLKK; this comes from the coding sequence ATGGACTTTATTGGTGATATTATAGAACGCGACACTGGTTCTGATGCTCGAGGTCCATCGGGGTCAGAGGCTGTGCCTGGTGTGTTAACGGCTGGGTTTCCACAGCTGTATCGTCCCGAGAAGGTATCAAATTGGAGACTAAGATTccaacaaaagaaaaagaacaaacAGAgccagcagcagcaaaaaGATAGTACTGGAAACAAGCAGCCTGAGCTTACTGAGGCAGAGAAGATCCACCTAGAAAATGTTAAATACATATCTAGCATGTCGCCCGAACAGATAGAACATGAAAGAAGAGAGTTATTGGATACATTGGATCCGGATGTACTTGCTGGGTTGATTCGACGTATAAATAGGGGTTCTTCTAACAGTGCTGCGGGAGATTTGCCGTTGTTTGCGGAGGTAGATGGGGCCGTCGGTACATGGGTGGGCGGCACTAGAGAGTTTCCTAACATGCCAAGATTGGATGATGCAACAGTTGAAAAGGCATTAGGAGTTCAAGCGCCAGCGGTATCAGTGCTATCTCCAAATAAAGACTTTGATTACGATATCCCTCCCTCTACacatgaagatgaagatgacaTAGCGCCACAAGAGTATcaattaattaaaaatataagcCAAATGACAAATAAGGAATTGCTAGAAGATGTACACTTTGTCAAAAATACTATGCAGGCCCCGGAATTGGATATCGGTGATGCTGATTTTATGGAGAAGTTACACGAGAAGTATTTCCCTGATCTGCCAAAGGAAGTCGATAAGTTGGCATGGATGCAGGCGATACCAGACTCGTATTCTAAGCTGGATCGTATACTGGATGATCCCTCTGAATGTAGATTCGACTTCAATGGCAATTTAGTCCCACCGGGCCGGGAGATAACAGATACCAGAACGGGTTTGCATCATCACTCAAAAGACGAACATTTGGCTGGATACACCATTCCAGAGCTGCAGCATCTTTCTCGTTCAAGTTTTGCTTCCCAGCGCTGTATTTCAATTCAAATTCTCGGCCGCATTCTTTACAAACTGGGCAAACAATCGTACTACCAATTGGTTCCAACTGTGGACGCAAACACTTACGAAGAGGAAGGTGGGGTTGATGGAATCACGTCCAAGATATACTATATGTTCTGGGACCTAATTAAATCAACGATGATCGTGGAATCCCTCCAACTTGCTGCGGACGAAAAGCAGACCAAGAATTTAAATGTAAGAAACTACGCGATCGATGCCCTGTGGCTATGGAAACAAGGTGGTGGAGACCCAAGGCTCAAAAAATAG
- a CDS encoding uncharacterized protein (similar to Ashbya gossypii AFR730W): protein MGGIPDNLADLIHKKYQDALTNKHIVFRKSSSKKLKSADSRVEYLITYMPNSQDKPERNDLLLKNFDPFEKPDEPLTVLNSVNKDYTLLLNKYPVIPEHILLVTKKFEDQRSPLSPDDLLTAYQLLDKLDDEDDDKRYVAFYNCGPNSGSSVDHKHLQLFKLPDNVTLFQDKLCKGENHFLPGSNMEPLQERNVSFCHFVIPLPDEMEKVTKDLLAMTFIALLQRVLTLFQNWENDKIDLTISYNVMITKKWMCVVPRSKAVGETTPLGLNAIGYMGLLLVRAEDILNQLLESPHLMDQLLLECGFPNNAGFKSNEYSY from the coding sequence ATGGGTGGAATACCAGATAATTTGGCGGATTTGATCCATAAGAAGTACCAGGATGCGCTTACAAATAAGCACATTGTCTTCAGAAAATCATCGTCTAAAAAGCTGAAAAGTGCTGACTCGAGAGTCGAATATTTGATAACTTATATGCCAAATTCTCAGGATAAGCCTGAGCGTAATGATTTATTacttaaaaactttgacCCATTTGAAAAACCTGATGAACCCTTAACAGTTTTAAATTCCGTTAATAAGGACTACACCTTGTTGTTGAATAAATACCCCGTGATACCAGAACATATTCTATTAGTAACCAAAAAGTTTGAGGATCAAAGGTCACCGTTATCGCCAGATGACTTGCTTACCGCATATCAACTACTAGATAAAttggatgatgaggatgacgaTAAAAGATACGTCGCTTTCTATAACTGTGGTCCCAATAGTGGTTCATCGGTAGATCATAAACACcttcaattgttcaaactTCCCGATAACGTCACACTATTTCAAGATAAACTATGCAAAGGGGAAAACCATTTTCTGCCAGGTTCTAATATGGAGCCATTACAGGAACGGAACGTTTCATTTTGTCATTTTGTAATTCCTTTACCAGATGAGATGGAAAAAGTTACAAAGGATTTGCTCGCGATGACTTTTATTGCGTTGCTACAAAGGGTATTAAcccttttccaaaattggGAAAATGATAAGATCGATTTAACAATATCCTACAATGTGATGATCACCAAGAAATGGATGTGTGTTGTACCACGTTCAAAAGCTGTTGGTGAAACGACCCCATTGGGTTTGAATGCAATTGGGTATATGGGGTTGCTCCTAGTAAGGGCAGAAGATATTTTGAACCAACTTCTGGAATCTCCACATTTGATGGATCAGTTATTATTAGAATGTGGTTTCCCAAACAATGCAGGGTTTAAGTCAAACGAATATAGTTACTAA
- the HLR1 gene encoding Hlr1p (similar to Ashbya gossypii AFR732c), which translates to MNVLQVKPVGGATKVEGNDSGVAVNQSGGHRSHKHKRSFAISGDFDFLNHSISTMGASVVSDPVPDIHPALLVSTSRAMGSASPSYSILQRTRGSEAKSARPRFFISQESKFTSAHDDVPDAIINLDDALGTCQPVYVSHRRTESAPAEIPLPGRLLVSSGSPRIDEEDSCDEKTESLEVQKSENSGGVLVAQCKNSFEKCNTDYKNGNNNNNNNNNNNNNNNNNNNNNNNNNNNNNNNNNNNNNNNNNNNNNNNNNNNNNNLSEILNSADAHQVPPLKSGNSATLKQSANLTYKIASDRYNTGRLKMNKQKQRYFNHTRQCTSHKVSFLPSPSVGSVGLAKGVPKMGSKAVAMTRPENIPQDAILKP; encoded by the coding sequence AGTAGCGGTTAATCAATCAGGTGGTCATAGATCTCATAAACACAAGAGGTCGTTTGCTATATCCGGGGACtttgattttttgaatcattCAATATCGACGATGGGTGCCTCTGTGGTTTCAGATCCAGTTCCAGATATCCATCCAGCGTTACTGGTTTCAACTAGTCGGGCGATGGGCTCAGCGTCACCTTCGTATTCTATTTTACAACGGACTAGAGGGTCTGAGGCTAAGTCAGCTAGGCCACGGTTCTTTATTTCTCAGGAATCAAAGTTTACATCTGCTCATGATGATGTTCCCGATGCTATAATCAATTTAGATGATGCACTTGGTACGTGCCAGCCTGTTTATGTTTCGCACAGGCGCACGGAATCTGCGCCTGCGGAGATTCCACTACCTGGGCGCCTGTTGGTGTCCTCGGGATCACCGAGgattgatgaagaagactCCTGTGACGAGAAGACAGAAAGTTTAGAAGTGCAGAAATCGGAGAATAGTGGTGGCGTTTTGGTAGCCCAATGTAAaaatagttttgaaaaatgcaatACTGATTATAAAaatggtaataataataataataataataataataataataataataataataataataataataataataataataataataataataataataataataataataataataataataataataataataataataataataataataataataataataataataacttgaGTGAGATTTTAAATTCTGCGGATGCTCATCAAGTACCACCATTGAAGTCAGGCAATTCAGCCACTCTTAAGCAGTCTGCGAACTTAACATATAAGATCGCTTCGGATCGTTATAACACAGGAagattgaagatgaataaGCAGAAACAGAGGTATTTTAATCACACTAGGCAATGCACATCCCATAAAGTATCGTTTTTGCCTTCGCCTTCTGTTGGGTCTGTTGGATTGGCAAAAGGTGTACCTAAGATGGGTTCTAAAGCCGTCGCCATGACGAGACCAGAAAACATTCCCCAAGATGCCATTTTAAAGCCATGA